The following are encoded together in the Osmia lignaria lignaria isolate PbOS001 chromosome 6, iyOsmLign1, whole genome shotgun sequence genome:
- the Tl gene encoding toll like receptor, which yields MIGSCWIIISVILATCNAFDTRQCSAWGCNCHNTYEAEVQLYCPTDENSAFIVNVQPHEYIQIQCQNYPRWTDFRLLNLFPKDDMRAVYIRMCGLPTNSSLGEIANRFGTENVDKLLFQSFDNLSGNLTRRHLKGFPKLQRLILSSNGLTNLSSDVFVDVPHLMWLDLRENNVYLSPGIFNNTPKLEVLELGNNMISQIEPGIFDPLTNLRLLNLWLNKFKEVKPDTFDKLVSLTSLDLNSNELTTLPENVFARLENLEALSLYNNNFTSLPEDLLRNNVKLKNINLSNNKRNMTLPRRFFANLTQLEVLKLKQSGLIAMPEDLFWGSTSLKNISLENNYLETLPKRIFEGLNRLLELDLGTNKLMSLPDEIFSYTTSLVYLNLEKNHLTSISANLFNNLKSLRILNMEQNQLETIDDRSFISLANLEIARFSMNQLKLASSFVDEFGRKSYFYDCKSLKELHLAHNNISEIFSDWTINGIELRLLNLSYNQIPYILATDLQFISNDLKVDLTHNKIQDIYLGDAEELAKYQEIPRDVIIYVQNNPIVCGCALYDFLRYLEGKMHNNVQNYIHIIPGNLTCHGPDYINDTAVDQLHSESFICPKPEPCPEECSCWIRQSDNAFLVDCSYKNLTSIPENIKTIPNYRLELNFMGNKLTKMPSLTELGLNNVSTSKLLLANNNLKDLSVNELPSNIEVLELHNNDLNRLGSDVLKFLSNSTMLKKLTLHENPWTCDCDAKDFLNFIQTRVRVMIPHLSSIICQDINVPMLKMTVTDLCPTDTMMIVGASFSIAIVGLIIGTLIALYYRYQREIKVWLYAHEWCLWLVTEDELDKDKLYDAFISYSHKDEDFVVNELVQKLESGPRPFKLCLHFRDWLAGEYIPTQIARSVEDSRRTIVVLSSNFIESVWGRMEFKAAHCQALSEGRARVILVLYGEIGPTDNLDPELKAYLNMNTYVKWGDPWFWDKLRYALPHPPELTKNTIKRKIFERHQPCIQISGEKKDLIYPINTPEALTTPPADSLKVFICNEKNEDKKDPEKISPVNSNAKLIITSDDITKHNFMNKIQCTTV from the exons ATGATCGGGTCATGTTGGATCATCATCTCGGTCATCCTCGCTACGTGCAACGCTTTCGATACTCGTCAGTGCTCGGCATGGGGATGTAATTGCCACAATACTTACGAAGCCGAAGTTCAACTGTACTGTCCGACAGACGAGAACTCGGCCTTCATCGTGAATGTCCAACCGCACGAATATATTCAG ATTCAGTGTCAAAACTATCCACGATGGACCGACTTCCGTCTGTTGAACCTGTTCCCCAAAGACGACATGAGGGCTGTGTACATTCGGATGTGCGGTCTCCCAACGAACTCGAGCCTAGGTGAAATCGCGAACAGATTCGGCACAGAGAACGTCGACAAGCTACTGTTCCAATCGTTCGACAATTTGAGCGGCAATCTAACCAGAAGACACCTGAAAGGTTTCCCAAAATTGCAACGATTGATCCTCTCCAGCAATGGCCTAACGAATCTCAGCAGCGATGTGTTCGTGGATGTACCTCACCTAATGTGGCTCGACTTGCGAGAAAACAACGTCTATCTATCCCCAGGGATCTTCAATAACACACCGAAACTCGAAGTGCTCGAACTGGGTAACAACATGATCAGTCAAATCGAGCCAGGTATATTCGACCCTCTGACGAATCTTAGATTATTGAACTTATGGTTGAACAAGTTCAAGGAAGTTAAACCAGACACGTTTGACAAACTCGTCTCTTTGACCTCTCTGGATCTAAATTCGAACGAGTTGACTACCTTACCGGAGAATGTTTTCGCGAGATTGGAAAATCTGGAAGCGTTGAGTTTGTACAATAACAACTTCACCTCCTTGCCAGAGGATCTGCTAAGGAACAATGTTAAATTGAAGAATATCAATCTGTCTAATAATAAAAGGAACATGACACTGCCGAGAAGGTTCTTCGCAAATTTGACCCAGCTTGAAGTGCTGAAATTGAAACAAAGCGGATTGATCGCCATGCCTGAAGACTTGTTTTGGGGTTCTACGTCTCTGAAGAATATCAGTCTGGAGAATAATTATCTGGAGACTTTGCCTAAACGCATCTTTGAAGGATTGAATCGTTTGTTGGAACTAGATCTTGGTACTAATAAATTGATGTCCTTGCCAGATGAGATTTTTTCATATACAACTAGTTTGGTCTATTTGAATTTGGAAAAGAACCATCTTACTTCCATATCCGC GAATCTgtttaacaatttaaaatcaCTGAGGATTTTAAATATGGAACAAAATCAGTTGGAAACAATTGATGATAGGAGTTTTATTTCTTTGGCGAATCTAGAAATTGCGAGATTCTCGATGAATCAACTTAAATTGGCATCCTCTTTCGTAGATGAGTTTGGAAGGAAATCATATTTCTATGATTGCAAATCTCTTAAAGAATTACATTTGGCCCATAACaatatttccgagatattttccgATTGGACTATAAACGGTATAGAGTTGCGTCTATTGAATCTCAGCTATAATCAGATACCTTACATATTG GCCACGGATTTACAATTTATATCCAACGACCTCAAAGTGGATCTGACCCACAACAAAATACAAGATATTTACCTAGGCGACGCAGAAGAATTggcaaaatatcaagaaatTCCACGTGATGTGATAATATATGTCCAGAATAATCCCATAGTTTGCGGTTGTGCTTTGTACGACTTCCTTCGTTACCTAGAAGGAAAAATGCATAATAACGTTCAAAATTACATCCATATAATACCAGGAAACTTGACCTGTCACGGTCCAGACTACATAAACGATACAGCTGTGGACCAGTTACACTCAGAATCCTTCATCTGTCCAAAACCTGAACCATGTCCAGAAGAGTGCTCTTGTTGGATAAGACAAAGCGATAATGCATTTCTAGTAGACTGTTCCTACAAGAATTTGACGAGCATACCAGAAAACATTAAGACCATTCCTAATTACAGACTGGAATTGAATTTCATGGGAAATAAATTAACTAAAATGCCATCTTTAACTGAACTTGGTTTGAACAATGTGTCAACATCCAAGTTACTTCTAGCCAACAATAATCTGAAGGATCTATCTGTCAATGAATTGCCATCAAACATTGAAGTATTAGAATTGCACAATAATGATCTCAACAGATTAGGATCAGACGTTTTGAAATTCCTGAGCAATTCCACAATGCTAAAGAAACTTACATTGCATGAAAACCCATGGACATGTGACTGCGATGCGAAAGATTTTCTGAACTTCATTCAAACCAGAGTCAGAGTGATGATTCCTCATTTATCATCCATCATATGCCAAGATATCAATGTTCCAATGTTAAAGATGACCGTGACAGATTTGTGTCCAACTGACACTATGATGATTGTGGGAGCAAGTTTTTCCATAGCTATCGTTGGATTGATCATCGGTACTTTGATAGCACTGTACTACAGGTACCAGCGTGAAATCAAGGTATGGTTGTACGCTCACGAATGGTGCTTATGGCTGGTAACCGAGGATGAACTGGACAAGGATAAGCTGTACGACGCGTTCATCAGTTATTCGCACAAAGATGAAGACTTTGTTGTGAACGAGCTGGTGCAGAAACTGGAAAGTGGTCCCAGACCATTCAAACTGTGCCTGCACTTTCGTGACTGGCTAGCCGGAGAATACATACCTACTCAAATCGCAAGATCCGTTGAGGATTCCAGAAGAACTATAGTGGTTTTGTCGTCCAATTTTATAGAAAGCGTTTGGGGACGAATGGAATTCAAAGCAGCGCACTGTCAAGCACTGAGCGAAGGTAGAGCAAGAGTGATTTTGGTCCTGTATGGTGAAATAGGTCCCACTGATAATTTGGATCCTGAACTTAAGGCATACTTGAATATGAATACATACGTGAAATGGGGTGACCCTTGGTTCTGGGATAAATTAAGATACGCTTTACCTCATCCACCGGAATTGACCAAAAATACAATcaaaaggaaaatatttgaGAGACATCAGCCTTGTATTCAAATTAGCGGTGAAAAGAAAGATCTCATTTATCCCATTAATACTCCTGAAGCACTCACTACACCACCCGCGGACTCTcttaaagtatttatttgtaatgaGAAGAATGAAGATAAAAAGGATCCTGAAAAGATATCTCCGGTGAATAGTAACGCTAAACTCATAATCACGTCTGATGACATAACGAAACATAATTTTATGAACAAGATTCAGTGTACCACTGTATGA